Proteins found in one Neofelis nebulosa isolate mNeoNeb1 chromosome 3, mNeoNeb1.pri, whole genome shotgun sequence genomic segment:
- the LOC131507070 gene encoding zinc finger protein 35-like: MTAELREAMALAPWGSVTVKKEEEEEENFLGQASSQQVHLENIKVWAPGESPQTGLVISEQEEKDPNMFWNMAVVLKATQEAPPASALGTCSLSGTLAKSEILETHGNMTSLGAETKNPQLLVPKTEICDEAEKPCIMPGRIQKVNPPEPELGEACEKGNPLKKQRIKREKKDFRQVTVKDCHVPESFKVEENQKCQEPGERYSLSSSSVKNQKSQPGQKPFTCSVCGKGFSQSANLVVHQRIHTGEKPFECHECGKAFIQSANLVVHQRIHTGQKPYVCSKCGKAFTQSSNLTVHQKIHSLEKTFKCSECEKAFSYSSQLARHQKVHITEKCYECNECGKTFTRSSNLIVHQRIHTGEKPFACNDCGKAFTQSANLIVHQRSHTGEKPYECKECGKAFSCFSHLIVHQRIHTAEKPYDCSECGKAFSQLSCLIVHQRIHSGDLPYVCNECGKAFTCSSYLLIHQRIHNGEKPYTCNECGKAFRQRSSLTVHQRTHTGEKPYECAKCGAAFISNSHLMRHHRTHLVE; this comes from the coding sequence ATGACTGCAGAACTGAGAGAGGCCATGGCCTTAGCCCCCTGGGGCTCAGTGACAgtgaaaaaggaggaggaagaggaagaaaacttcCTAGGCCAGGCATCTAGCCAACAAGTGCACTTGGAGAACATCAAAGTCTGGGCTCCTGGGGAAAGTCCCCAGACAGGCCTTGTCATATCAGAACAGGAGGAAAAGGATCCAAACATGTTCTGGAACATGGCTGTAGTCCTGAAAGCAACACAGGAGGCACCTCCTGCCTCAGCCCTTGGCACCTGCTCATTATCAGGGACTCTGGCCAAGAGTGAGATACTGGAGACACATGGGAACATGACCTCTCTAGGTGCTGAAACCAAGAACCCACAGTTACTGGTTCCAAAAACTGAGATATGTGATGAAGCAGAAAAACCCTGCATAATGCCAGGAAGAATCCAGAAAGTTAATCCTCCAGAACCTGAGTTAGGAGAAGCCTGTGAAAAAGGGAACCCGTTAAAGAAGCAGAGAatcaagagggaaaagaaagatttcagaCAAGTGACAGTGAAGGACTGTCATGTACCTGAAAGCTTCAAAGTAGAGGAAAACCAGAAATGTCAGGAACCTGGGGAAAGGTATAGCCTTAGTTCTAGCTCtgttaaaaatcagaaaagcCAGCCTGGACAGAAGCCTTTTACATGTAGTGTGTGTGGAAAAGGCTTTAGTCAGAGTGCAAACCTCGTAGTGCATCAGCGAATccacacaggggagaagccctTTGAATGTCATgagtgtgggaaggccttcaTTCAGAGTGCAAACCTTGTTGTGCATCAGCGAATCCACACTGGACAGAAGCCGTATGTTTGTTCaaaatgtgggaaagccttcactCAGAGTTCAAATCTGACCGTACATCAAAAAATCCACTCCTTAGAAAAAACCTTTAAGTGCAGTGAATGTGAGAAAGCCTTCAGTTATAGCTCACAACTTGCTCGGCACCAGAAAGTCCACATTACAGAAAAATGCTATGAATGTAATGAGTGTGGGAAAACATTTACTCGGAGCTCAAACCTCATTGTCCACCAGAGGATCCACACTGGGGAGAAGCCCTTTGCCTGTAACGATTGTGGCAAAGCCTTCACCCAGAGTGCAAACCTTATTGTGCATCAGCGAAGCCATACTGGTGAGAAGCCATATGAGTGTaaagaatgtggaaaagcctttagtTGTTTTTCGCACCTTATTGTGcaccagagaattcacactgCAGAGAAACCTTATGATTGCAGTGagtgtggaaaagccttcagtCAGCTCTCTTGCCTTATTGTGCATCAGAGGATTCACAGTGGAGATCTCCCTTATGTGTGTAATgagtgtgggaaggccttcaCGTGTAGTTCATACCTGCTTattcatcagagaattcataaTGGGGAGAAACCTTACACATGCAATGAGTGTGGCAAGGCCTTCCGGCAGAGGTCGAGTCTCACTGTGCACCAGAGAacccacactggggagaagcCCTATGAGTGTGCCAAGTGTGGTGCGGCTTTCATTTCTAACTCGCACCTCATGCGACACCACAGAACTCATCTTGTTGAGTGA